The following coding sequences lie in one Pseudorca crassidens isolate mPseCra1 chromosome 2, mPseCra1.hap1, whole genome shotgun sequence genomic window:
- the CDCA8 gene encoding borealin, with translation MAPARKGGSRVTKTSSVRSRKLASFLKDFDREVQIRSKQIQSDRQNLLKEMDNLYNIEILRLPKALREMNWLDYFALGGNKRALEEAATADLDITEINKLTAEAVQTPLKSAKTRKVMQVDDMIMEEEEEENKNKNPQTARVKRCPPSKKRTQSIQGKGKSKRSNHCATVTPAVGRLELSMVKPTPGPTPRFDSRVFKTPGLRTPAARERIYNVSVNGSPLADSKEIFLTVPVGGGESMRLLASDLQRIDIAQLDPEALGNIKKLSSRLAQICSSIRTHK, from the exons ATGGCTCCGGCTAGGAAGGGCGGCAGTCGGGTGACCAAGACCAGCTCGGTACGGAGCCGAAAGCTCGCCTCTTTTCTTAAGGACTTCGACCGTGAAG TGCAAATACGATCCAAGCAGATTCAGTCAGACAGGCAGAACCTCCTCAAGGAGATGGATAACTTGTACAACATCGAGATCCTGCGACTCCCCAAGGCGCTGCGCGAGATGAACTGGCTCGACTACTTCG CCCTTGGAGGAAACAAGCGGGCGCTGGAGGAAGCAGCAACA GCTGACCTGGAtatcacagaaataaacaaactaacaGCAGAAGCTGTTCAGACACCCCTGAAATCTGCCAAAA CACGAAAGGTGATGCAAGTGGATGACATGATaatggaagaagaagaggaagaaaataaaaataagaatcctCAAACTGCAAGA GTTAAAAGGTGTCCTCCATCCAAGAAGAGAACCCAGTCCATAcaaggaaaaggcaaaagtaaaaG GTCAAACCATTGTGCCACTGTTACCCCAGCTGTGGGCCGACTGGAGTTGTCTATGGTGAAACCAACTCCGGGCCCGACACCCAGGTTTGACTCAAG GGTCTTCAAGACCCCAGGCCTGCGCACTCCAGCAGCCAGAGAGCGGATTTACAATGTCTCTGTAAATGGCAGTCCTCTTGCTGACAGCAAAGAGATATTCCTCACCGTGCCAGTGGGAGGCGGAGAG AGCATGCGGTTATTGGCCAGTGACTTGCAGAGGATTGATATCGCACAGCTGGATCCAGAGGCCTTGGGAAACATTAAGAAGCTCTCT AGCCGTCTTGCTCAAATCTGCAGCAGCATACGGACTCACAAATGA